AAAATATTTTTTTTATTGTCTTTCTTATAAGTAAAATACTCATATTGACCATCAGATAGTTTCCTATAGCAATACACTAAAGGCTGAACAGCTGTAAGAATATCTTCTTTTTTTAAGCCACAATAATTCAAATTTTTAATTACATCCTCGACAAAAATACCATCTAAAAAATTAGAAATAATTTCATTCGTACTAAAACTCGTCATCTGAAAAATTGAAGGCTTTATAATTTTACCATAAAGATCTGCACATCTCTTAGAAAGCATTAAAAGATGTCGAATTTTCAACGCTAAGAATGAAAATCCATAACTACCATTTTTGTTAATATATGCAGGTGTTATCCCTTTTGGTAAACTTTCGAAAGACTCCTTGGCTTCAAGTATTTTATCCTCATATAAAAGATATAATTCCTTGTTAAAATTATTATTTTTTATTAAATCAACATAACTAGTCGCAAATCCTCCATTCAAAATACCAAACGAAAGATAGGGATACAAAACTAATCCTAAACTTTCTAATTCGGCACCAGTAAAAATATAAAAATCATCTTCTGAACGCAAATAATTTGAAAAATCATAAATATACTTTTTTAAATTATTCTTAACAAGACCTTTTTTAAACTTAAATGTATCAATATCCCCAGCAAGATTAAAAATATTTTTACGACTTTCATCCGGAAAACTCTTAACACATACGCTTACAGTTTTGAGCTTGTGCATATTAAGCGCATCAAGCATCTTCTTAGAAAATTCCTCATCTATCACTTTGTTC
The sequence above is drawn from the Candidatus Borreliella tachyglossi genome and encodes:
- a CDS encoding UTP--glucose-1-phosphate uridylyltransferase, with the protein product MNKVIDEEFSKKMLDALNMHKLKTVSVCVKSFPDESRKNIFNLAGDIDTFKFKKGLVKNNLKKYIYDFSNYLRSEDDFYIFTGAELESLGLVLYPYLSFGILNGGFATSYVDLIKNNNFNKELYLLYEDKILEAKESFESLPKGITPAYINKNGSYGFSFLALKIRHLLMLSKRCADLYGKIIKPSIFQMTSFSTNEIISNFLDGIFVEDVIKNLNYCGLKKEDILTAVQPLVYCYRKLSDGQYEYFTYKKDNKKNILALPAGHGQNFRVLRDIYFKLYESGKRFVYIGNVDNIGFTVNLKALAVMAITNSSSGFEFSVKTALDMKGGVLVIDEDDDLTCVDIGGAISKEAVIKAECRGDKILFNCATGLFDLEYLIMNIDRIISEIPVRMIEQDKEIGKYTAIEQITWEVLKIVDNPLIFRVNRGDRFLPAKLFIEMLITSNYLNDKFLGDSTQIADYLNKSLNKLLQNDYGLVSKGGNWGV